The Manis javanica isolate MJ-LG chromosome 2, MJ_LKY, whole genome shotgun sequence genome contains a region encoding:
- the PTCH1 gene encoding protein patched homolog 1 isoform X5, with the protein MFNPQLMIQTPKEEDADVLTTEALRQHLDSALQASRVHVYMYNRQWKLEHLCYKSGELITETGYMDQIIEYLYPCLIITPLDCFWEGAKLQSGTAYLLGKPPLQWTNFDPLEFLEELKKINYQVDSWEEMLNKAEVGHGYMDRPCLNPADPDCPTTAPNKNTSRPLDMALVLNGGCHGLSRKYMHWQEELIVGGTVKNSSGHLVSAHALQTMFQLMTPKQMYEHFKGYEYVSHINWNEDKAAAILEAWQRMYVEVVHQSVTQNSTQRVLSFTTTTLDDILKSFSDVSVIRVASGYLLMLAYACLTMLRWDCAKSQGAVGLAGVLLVALSVAAGLGLCSLIGISFNAATTQVLPFLALGVGVDDVFLLAHAFSETGQNKRIPFEDRTGECLKRTGASVALTSISNVTAFFMAALIPIPALRAFSLQAAVVVVFNFAMVLLIFPAILSMDLYRREDRRLDIFCCFTSPCVSRVIQVEPQAYTETQDSTHYSPPPPYSSHSFAHETQITMQSTVQLRTEYDPHTHVYYTTAEPRSEISVQPVTVTQDALSCQSPESASSTRDLLSQFSDSSLHCLEPRCTKWTLSSFAEKHYAPFLLKPRAKVVVIFLFLGLLGVSLYGTTRVHDGLDLTDIVPRETREHDFIAAQFKYFSFYNMYIVTQKADYPNIQHLLYDLHRSFSNVKYVMLEENKQLPKMWLHYFRDWLQGLQDAFDSDWETGKIMPNNYKNGSDDGVLAYKLLVQTGSRDKPIDISQLTKRRLVDTDGIINPSAFYIYLTAWVSNDPVAYAASQANIRPHRPEWVHDKADYMPETRLRIPAAEPIEYAQFPFYLNGLRDTSDFVEAIEKVRAVCNNYTSLGLPSYPNGYPFLFWEQYIGLRHWLLLSISVVLACTFLVCAVFLLNPWTAGIIVAVLALMTVELFGMMGLIGIKLSAVPVVILVASVGIGVEFTVHVALAFLTAIGDENRRAVLALEHMFAPVLDGAVSTLLGVLMLAGSEFDFIVRYFFAVLAILTTLGVLNGLVLLPVLLSLFGPYPEVSPANGLNRLPTPSPEPPPSVVRFAVPPGHTSNGSDSSDSEYSSQTTVSGISEELQHYEAQQGTRGPAHQVIVEATDNPVFARSTVVPPRTRRRPLWSPRQQPHQDAKAPPGRPGQQPWKESPAGGSRPPPYRPRRDAFEVSAEGLSPGSRDRAGPRGTRSHHAQHPAFATTGYCQPVTTVTASASVTVAVRPPPAHSWSPQGVPCPEVCGAGCGPFEDPHVPSSIHCGRRGSKVEVIELQDVECEERPLGSCS; encoded by the exons ATGTTCAATCCTCAGCTCATGATTCAGACCCCAAAGGAAGAAGATGCTGACGTCCTGACCACGGAGGCGCTGCGACAGCACCTGGACTCTGCGCTCCAGGCCAGCCGAGTCCACGTGTATATGTACAACAG gCAATGGAAATTGGAACATTTGTGTTACAAATCTGGAGAACTTATTACAGAAACAGGTTACATGGATcag ATCATAGAGTATTTATACCCTTGCTTAATTATTACACCTTTGGACTGCTTCTGGGAAGGGGCGAAGTTACAGTCAGGCACCGCCTACCTACT AGGTAAGCCTCCTTTGCAGTGGACAAACTTTGACCCTTTGGAATTCCTAGaagagttaaagaaaataaactaccAAGTGGACAGCTGGGAGGAAATGCTGAATAAGGCCGAAGTTGGTCATGGTTACATGGACCGGCCCTGCCTCAATCCGGCTGACCCAGACTGCCCCACCACGGCACCCAACAAAAATACCAGCAGA CCTCTTGATATGGCCCTGGTTTTGAATGGTGGGTGTCACGGATTATCCAGAAAGTATATGCACTGGCAGGAGGAGCTGATCGTGGGTGGCACAGTCAAGAACAGCAGCGGGCACCTTGTCAG TGCCCACGCCTTGCAGACCATGTTTCAGTTAATGACCCCCAAGCAGATGTATGAACACTTCAAGGGGTATGAGTATGTCTCGCACATCAACTGGAATGAGGACAAGGCAGCGGCCATCCTGGAGGCCTGGCAGAGGATGTATGTGGAG GTGGTGCATCAGAGCGTCACTCAGAACTCCACCCAGAGGGTGCTTTCCTTCACCACGACGACCCTGGATGACATCCTCAAGTCCTTCTCTGATGTCAGTGTCATCCGGGTGGCCAGCGGCTACTTACTGATG CTTGCCTATGCCTGTTTAACCATGCTGCGTTGGGACTGCGCCAAGTCCCAGGGTGCCGTGGGGCTGGCGGGCGTCCTCTTGGTGGCGCTGTCCGTGGCTGCAGGACTGGGCCTGTGCTCACTGATCGGGATTTCCTTTAACGCTGCAACAACTCAG GTTCTGCCATTTCTCGCTCTTGGTGTTGGCGTGGATGACGTTTTCCTCCTGGCACATGCGTTTAGTGAAACGGGACAGAATAAAAGAATCCCCTTTGAG GACAGGACCGGGGAGTGCCTCAAGCGCACGGGAGCCAGCGTGGCCCTCACATCCATCAGCAACGTCACAGCCTTCTTCATGGCTGCATTGATCCCCATCCCTGCTCTGCGGGCCTTCTCTCTCCAG GCGGCTGTAGTGGTGGTGTTCAATTTTGCTATGGTTCTGCTAATTTTCCCTGCAATTCTCAGCATGGATTTGTATCGACGTGAGGACAGGAGATTGGATATTTTCTGCTGTTTCACAAG CCCCTGTGTCAGCAGGGTGATCCAGGTTGAACCTCAGGCCTACACAGAGACTCAAGATAGCACCCActacagccccccacccccctacaGCAGCCACAGCTTCGCCCACGAAACCCAGATCACCATGCAATCCACGGTGCAGCTCCGCACAGAGTATGACCCGCACACGCACGTGTACTACACCACCGCGGAGCCGCGCTCCGAGATCTCTGTGCAGCCTGTCACCGTGACCCAGGACGCCCTCAGCTGCCAGAGCCCTGAGAGCGCCAGCTCCACGCGGGACCTGCTCTCCCAGTTCTCCGACTCCAGTCTCCACTGCCTGGAGCCCCGCTGCACCAAGTGGACACTCTCATCATTTGCCGAGAAACACTATGCTCCTTTCCTCCTGAAGCCAAGAGCCAAG GTCGTGGTGATCTTCCTTTTCCTGGGCTTGCTGGGGGTCAGCCTTTATGGGACCACCCGAGTGCATGACGGGCTAGACCTGACAGACATCGTGCCTCGGGAAACCAGAGaacatgattttattgctgcACAGTTCAAATACTTTTCTTTCTACAACATGTATATAGTCACCCAAAAAGCAGACTACCCGAATATCCAGCACTTACTTTATGACCTTCACAGGAGTTTCAGTAATGTGAAGTATGTcatgttagaagaaaataaacagcttcccaaaatGTGGCTGCATTACTTCAGAGACTGGCTCCAAG GGCTACAGGATGCATTTGACAGTGACTGGGAAACTGGGAAAATCATGCCAAACAATTACAAAAATGGATCAGACGATGGGGTCCTTGCCTATAAACTCCTGGTGCAAACTGGCAGCCGCGATAAGCCCATCGACATCAGTCAG TTGACTAAACGGCGCCTGGTGGATACAGACGGCATCATTAATCCCAGTGCTTTCTACATCTACCTGACTGCTTGGGTGAGCAACGACCCCGTGGCTTACGCCGCCTCCCAGGCCAACATCAGGCCCCACCGTCCTGAGTGGGTCCACGATAAAGCTGACTACATGCCAGAAACCAGACTGAGAA TCCCAGCAGCAGAGCCCATCGAATATGCTCAGTTCCCTTTCTACCTCAATGGCTTGCGGGACACCTCGGACTTCGTGGAAGCAATCGAGAAGGTCCGAGCCGTCTGCAACAACTACACGAGCCTGGGGCTCCCCAGCTACCCCAATGGCTaccccttcctcttctgggaacaGTACATTGGTCTGCGCCACTGGCTCctgctgtccatcagcgtagtgctGGCCTGCACGTTCCTCGTGTGCGCCGTCTTCCTCCTGAACCCCTGgactgctgggatcatt GTGGCGGTGCTTGCACTGATGACGGTCGAGCTTTTCGGCATGATGGGCCTCATCGGCATCAAGCTGAGTGCTGTGCCCGTGGTCATCCTGGTTGCTTCTGTTGGCATCGGAGTGGAATTCACCGTTCACGTTGCTCTG GCATTTCTCACGGCCATTGGCGACGAGAACCGCAGGGCCGTGCTCGCCCTGGAGCACATGTTCGCACCCGTGCTGGACGGGGCTGTCTCTACGCTGCTGGGAGTGCTGATGCTCGCCGGGTCCGAGTTTGACTTCATTGTCAG GTATTTCTTTGCTGTCCTGGCGATCCTAACAACCCTGGGCGTCCTCAATGGGCTGGTCTTGCTCCCCGTCCTCTTGTCCCTGTTTGGACCATACCCTGAG GTGTCTCCAGCCAACGGGCTGAACCGGCTGCCCACCCCATCCCCCGAGCCACCCCCCAGCGTGGTCCGGTTCGCCGTGCCCCCTGGTCACACCAGCAATGGGTCTGACTCCTCTGACTCCGAGTACAGTTCTCAGACAACAGTGTCAGGCATCAGTGAGGAGCTGCAGCACTATGAGGCCCAGCAGGGCACACGGGGTCCTGCCCACCAAGTGATCGTGGAGGCCACCGACAACCCAGTCTTCGCCCGCTCCACT GTGGTCCCTCCCAGAACCAGACGTCGGCCCCTCTGGAGCCCCCGGCAGCAGCCCCACCAGGACGCCAAGGCCCCTCCTGGGCGGCCAGGCCAGCAGCCCTGGAAGGAGTCGCCTGCAGGAGGCTCAAGGCCACCGCCCTATCGGCCACGCAGAGACGCCTTTGAGGTTTCGGCTGAAGGGCTCTCCCCTGGCAGCAGGGACCGTGCGGGCCCCCGGGGCACCCGTTCCCACCACGCCCAGCACCCAGCATTCGCCACCACGGGCTACTGCCAGCCAGTTACCACAGTGACAGCCTCGGCATCTGTGACGGTGGCTGTGCGCCCCCCACCCGCACACAGCTGGAGCCCCCAAGGGGTGCCCTGCCCCGAGGTCTGCGGCGCTGGTTGTGGGCCCTTTGAGGACCCACATGTGCCCTCTAGCATCCACTGCGGACGGAGGGGCTCCAAGGTGGAAGTCATAGAACTGCAGGACGTGGAGTGTGAGGAGCGGCCCCTGGGCAGCTGCAGCTGA
- the PTCH1 gene encoding protein patched homolog 1 isoform X6 — protein sequence MLNKAEVGHGYMDRPCLNPADPDCPTTAPNKNTSRPLDMALVLNGGCHGLSRKYMHWQEELIVGGTVKNSSGHLVSAHALQTMFQLMTPKQMYEHFKGYEYVSHINWNEDKAAAILEAWQRMYVEVVHQSVTQNSTQRVLSFTTTTLDDILKSFSDVSVIRVASGYLLMLAYACLTMLRWDCAKSQGAVGLAGVLLVALSVAAGLGLCSLIGISFNAATTQVLPFLALGVGVDDVFLLAHAFSETGQNKRIPFEDRTGECLKRTGASVALTSISNVTAFFMAALIPIPALRAFSLQAAVVVVFNFAMVLLIFPAILSMDLYRREDRRLDIFCCFTSPCVSRVIQVEPQAYTETQDSTHYSPPPPYSSHSFAHETQITMQSTVQLRTEYDPHTHVYYTTAEPRSEISVQPVTVTQDALSCQSPESASSTRDLLSQFSDSSLHCLEPRCTKWTLSSFAEKHYAPFLLKPRAKVVVIFLFLGLLGVSLYGTTRVHDGLDLTDIVPRETREHDFIAAQFKYFSFYNMYIVTQKADYPNIQHLLYDLHRSFSNVKYVMLEENKQLPKMWLHYFRDWLQGLQDAFDSDWETGKIMPNNYKNGSDDGVLAYKLLVQTGSRDKPIDISQLTKRRLVDTDGIINPSAFYIYLTAWVSNDPVAYAASQANIRPHRPEWVHDKADYMPETRLRIPAAEPIEYAQFPFYLNGLRDTSDFVEAIEKVRAVCNNYTSLGLPSYPNGYPFLFWEQYIGLRHWLLLSISVVLACTFLVCAVFLLNPWTAGIIVAVLALMTVELFGMMGLIGIKLSAVPVVILVASVGIGVEFTVHVALAFLTAIGDENRRAVLALEHMFAPVLDGAVSTLLGVLMLAGSEFDFIVRYFFAVLAILTTLGVLNGLVLLPVLLSLFGPYPEVSPANGLNRLPTPSPEPPPSVVRFAVPPGHTSNGSDSSDSEYSSQTTVSGISEELQHYEAQQGTRGPAHQVIVEATDNPVFARSTVVPPRTRRRPLWSPRQQPHQDAKAPPGRPGQQPWKESPAGGSRPPPYRPRRDAFEVSAEGLSPGSRDRAGPRGTRSHHAQHPAFATTGYCQPVTTVTASASVTVAVRPPPAHSWSPQGVPCPEVCGAGCGPFEDPHVPSSIHCGRRGSKVEVIELQDVECEERPLGSCS from the exons ATGCTGAATAAGGCCGAAGTTGGTCATGGTTACATGGACCGGCCCTGCCTCAATCCGGCTGACCCAGACTGCCCCACCACGGCACCCAACAAAAATACCAGCAGA CCTCTTGATATGGCCCTGGTTTTGAATGGTGGGTGTCACGGATTATCCAGAAAGTATATGCACTGGCAGGAGGAGCTGATCGTGGGTGGCACAGTCAAGAACAGCAGCGGGCACCTTGTCAG TGCCCACGCCTTGCAGACCATGTTTCAGTTAATGACCCCCAAGCAGATGTATGAACACTTCAAGGGGTATGAGTATGTCTCGCACATCAACTGGAATGAGGACAAGGCAGCGGCCATCCTGGAGGCCTGGCAGAGGATGTATGTGGAG GTGGTGCATCAGAGCGTCACTCAGAACTCCACCCAGAGGGTGCTTTCCTTCACCACGACGACCCTGGATGACATCCTCAAGTCCTTCTCTGATGTCAGTGTCATCCGGGTGGCCAGCGGCTACTTACTGATG CTTGCCTATGCCTGTTTAACCATGCTGCGTTGGGACTGCGCCAAGTCCCAGGGTGCCGTGGGGCTGGCGGGCGTCCTCTTGGTGGCGCTGTCCGTGGCTGCAGGACTGGGCCTGTGCTCACTGATCGGGATTTCCTTTAACGCTGCAACAACTCAG GTTCTGCCATTTCTCGCTCTTGGTGTTGGCGTGGATGACGTTTTCCTCCTGGCACATGCGTTTAGTGAAACGGGACAGAATAAAAGAATCCCCTTTGAG GACAGGACCGGGGAGTGCCTCAAGCGCACGGGAGCCAGCGTGGCCCTCACATCCATCAGCAACGTCACAGCCTTCTTCATGGCTGCATTGATCCCCATCCCTGCTCTGCGGGCCTTCTCTCTCCAG GCGGCTGTAGTGGTGGTGTTCAATTTTGCTATGGTTCTGCTAATTTTCCCTGCAATTCTCAGCATGGATTTGTATCGACGTGAGGACAGGAGATTGGATATTTTCTGCTGTTTCACAAG CCCCTGTGTCAGCAGGGTGATCCAGGTTGAACCTCAGGCCTACACAGAGACTCAAGATAGCACCCActacagccccccacccccctacaGCAGCCACAGCTTCGCCCACGAAACCCAGATCACCATGCAATCCACGGTGCAGCTCCGCACAGAGTATGACCCGCACACGCACGTGTACTACACCACCGCGGAGCCGCGCTCCGAGATCTCTGTGCAGCCTGTCACCGTGACCCAGGACGCCCTCAGCTGCCAGAGCCCTGAGAGCGCCAGCTCCACGCGGGACCTGCTCTCCCAGTTCTCCGACTCCAGTCTCCACTGCCTGGAGCCCCGCTGCACCAAGTGGACACTCTCATCATTTGCCGAGAAACACTATGCTCCTTTCCTCCTGAAGCCAAGAGCCAAG GTCGTGGTGATCTTCCTTTTCCTGGGCTTGCTGGGGGTCAGCCTTTATGGGACCACCCGAGTGCATGACGGGCTAGACCTGACAGACATCGTGCCTCGGGAAACCAGAGaacatgattttattgctgcACAGTTCAAATACTTTTCTTTCTACAACATGTATATAGTCACCCAAAAAGCAGACTACCCGAATATCCAGCACTTACTTTATGACCTTCACAGGAGTTTCAGTAATGTGAAGTATGTcatgttagaagaaaataaacagcttcccaaaatGTGGCTGCATTACTTCAGAGACTGGCTCCAAG GGCTACAGGATGCATTTGACAGTGACTGGGAAACTGGGAAAATCATGCCAAACAATTACAAAAATGGATCAGACGATGGGGTCCTTGCCTATAAACTCCTGGTGCAAACTGGCAGCCGCGATAAGCCCATCGACATCAGTCAG TTGACTAAACGGCGCCTGGTGGATACAGACGGCATCATTAATCCCAGTGCTTTCTACATCTACCTGACTGCTTGGGTGAGCAACGACCCCGTGGCTTACGCCGCCTCCCAGGCCAACATCAGGCCCCACCGTCCTGAGTGGGTCCACGATAAAGCTGACTACATGCCAGAAACCAGACTGAGAA TCCCAGCAGCAGAGCCCATCGAATATGCTCAGTTCCCTTTCTACCTCAATGGCTTGCGGGACACCTCGGACTTCGTGGAAGCAATCGAGAAGGTCCGAGCCGTCTGCAACAACTACACGAGCCTGGGGCTCCCCAGCTACCCCAATGGCTaccccttcctcttctgggaacaGTACATTGGTCTGCGCCACTGGCTCctgctgtccatcagcgtagtgctGGCCTGCACGTTCCTCGTGTGCGCCGTCTTCCTCCTGAACCCCTGgactgctgggatcatt GTGGCGGTGCTTGCACTGATGACGGTCGAGCTTTTCGGCATGATGGGCCTCATCGGCATCAAGCTGAGTGCTGTGCCCGTGGTCATCCTGGTTGCTTCTGTTGGCATCGGAGTGGAATTCACCGTTCACGTTGCTCTG GCATTTCTCACGGCCATTGGCGACGAGAACCGCAGGGCCGTGCTCGCCCTGGAGCACATGTTCGCACCCGTGCTGGACGGGGCTGTCTCTACGCTGCTGGGAGTGCTGATGCTCGCCGGGTCCGAGTTTGACTTCATTGTCAG GTATTTCTTTGCTGTCCTGGCGATCCTAACAACCCTGGGCGTCCTCAATGGGCTGGTCTTGCTCCCCGTCCTCTTGTCCCTGTTTGGACCATACCCTGAG GTGTCTCCAGCCAACGGGCTGAACCGGCTGCCCACCCCATCCCCCGAGCCACCCCCCAGCGTGGTCCGGTTCGCCGTGCCCCCTGGTCACACCAGCAATGGGTCTGACTCCTCTGACTCCGAGTACAGTTCTCAGACAACAGTGTCAGGCATCAGTGAGGAGCTGCAGCACTATGAGGCCCAGCAGGGCACACGGGGTCCTGCCCACCAAGTGATCGTGGAGGCCACCGACAACCCAGTCTTCGCCCGCTCCACT GTGGTCCCTCCCAGAACCAGACGTCGGCCCCTCTGGAGCCCCCGGCAGCAGCCCCACCAGGACGCCAAGGCCCCTCCTGGGCGGCCAGGCCAGCAGCCCTGGAAGGAGTCGCCTGCAGGAGGCTCAAGGCCACCGCCCTATCGGCCACGCAGAGACGCCTTTGAGGTTTCGGCTGAAGGGCTCTCCCCTGGCAGCAGGGACCGTGCGGGCCCCCGGGGCACCCGTTCCCACCACGCCCAGCACCCAGCATTCGCCACCACGGGCTACTGCCAGCCAGTTACCACAGTGACAGCCTCGGCATCTGTGACGGTGGCTGTGCGCCCCCCACCCGCACACAGCTGGAGCCCCCAAGGGGTGCCCTGCCCCGAGGTCTGCGGCGCTGGTTGTGGGCCCTTTGAGGACCCACATGTGCCCTCTAGCATCCACTGCGGACGGAGGGGCTCCAAGGTGGAAGTCATAGAACTGCAGGACGTGGAGTGTGAGGAGCGGCCCCTGGGCAGCTGCAGCTGA